The Polyangiaceae bacterium genome includes a region encoding these proteins:
- a CDS encoding c-type cytochrome: MRWESSLLSRAVLLACVAGAGGCSKEAAAERRPDGAALFASTCARCHGPEGKGGPPLGPGQPGPRDLTDTAFHAVRTDKELYGVIRDGKGGVMPAFGAVYSHEQLEALVLHLRRLGGK; encoded by the coding sequence ATGAGGTGGGAAAGCAGCCTTTTGTCGCGCGCGGTGCTGCTCGCGTGTGTGGCCGGCGCTGGGGGGTGCAGCAAGGAAGCGGCGGCGGAGCGCCGCCCGGACGGCGCCGCTCTCTTCGCGTCGACGTGTGCACGCTGCCACGGACCGGAGGGGAAGGGCGGCCCGCCGCTGGGTCCCGGCCAGCCGGGCCCGCGCGATCTCACGGACACGGCGTTCCACGCCGTGCGCACGGACAAGGAGCTCTACGGGGTGATCCGTGACGGCAAGGGCGGTGTGATGCCTGCCTTCGGAGCGGTGTACTCGCACGAGCAGCTGGAAGCCTTGGTGCTTCACCTTCGACGGCTGGGAGGCAAGTGA
- a CDS encoding c-type cytochrome: MKIVKKILIGLVALVVLAVLGVVTRFYVMLPKARAAQNLTAPNTPEAIERGRYLANHVAVCTGCHSKVDESKPGEPVVDGHLDEGRVFPEIPGFPGIIRAPNITPDKETGLGNWTDGEIVRAIREGLSKDGRVLFPMMPYKSFAASLSDADTLAIVAYLRSLPPIKNDPGRMQVNFPVSMFIRAVPAPVTQPAGDAPADVVARGNWLLTLGNCHDCHDAFNERREPIPGKELSGGTMMELPGRGKVYAANITSDQATGIGSYTDDDLLRVLNEGIGKSGRPLYGMPWWYYKGMTEQDKRALIAALRQVKPVVNAVPPSDVK, encoded by the coding sequence ATGAAGATCGTGAAGAAGATCCTGATCGGGCTCGTGGCGTTGGTCGTGCTTGCGGTGCTCGGCGTGGTGACGCGCTTCTACGTGATGTTGCCCAAGGCACGCGCGGCGCAGAACCTGACCGCGCCGAACACGCCGGAGGCCATCGAGCGTGGGCGCTACCTGGCGAACCACGTCGCGGTCTGCACCGGCTGTCACTCGAAGGTGGACGAGAGCAAGCCGGGGGAGCCCGTGGTGGACGGTCACCTGGACGAGGGCCGAGTCTTCCCCGAGATCCCCGGCTTCCCGGGCATCATCCGCGCGCCCAACATCACGCCAGACAAGGAGACCGGCCTCGGCAACTGGACCGACGGCGAAATCGTCCGGGCCATCCGCGAGGGCCTCAGCAAGGACGGTCGCGTGCTGTTCCCAATGATGCCGTACAAGTCCTTCGCGGCGTCGTTGTCCGACGCCGACACGCTGGCGATCGTGGCGTACCTGCGGTCGCTCCCGCCCATCAAGAACGACCCCGGGCGCATGCAGGTGAACTTCCCGGTCTCGATGTTCATCCGCGCGGTGCCCGCGCCGGTCACCCAACCGGCAGGCGATGCTCCCGCAGACGTGGTCGCGCGCGGCAACTGGCTCCTCACCCTGGGCAACTGCCACGACTGCCACGACGCCTTCAACGAGCGACGGGAGCCCATCCCCGGCAAGGAGCTCTCCGGCGGGACGATGATGGAGCTGCCCGGAAGGGGCAAGGTCTACGCCGCGAACATCACCAGCGACCAGGCCACCGGCATCGGCAGCTACACCGACGACGACCTCCTGCGCGTGCTGAACGAAGGCATTGGCAAATCGGGGCGTCCGCTCTACGGCATGCCGTGGTGGTACTACAAGGGCATGACCGAACAGGACAAGCGCGCGCTCATCGCGGCGCTCCGGCAGGTCAAGCCGGTGGTCAACGCCGTACCGCCGTCCGACGTCAAGTGA